DNA from Elaeis guineensis isolate ETL-2024a chromosome 2, EG11, whole genome shotgun sequence:
AATACCAACCAGACAGCAAATAACTTCTGATTAAGGAATAAATACCAATGACTAGAATTATCAAAGGGATTGTTAACCATTCAGCATCCAAACAAGTTGACGAGCAAACCGATTGATCAAACAATGGAAAGATCTCAAGTATTTCAACAACAACTATTCAGCTCATGGGAAATTTCATTCTAGATTTTAGAGAGTCAGCAGCCAAGCAACACAACTGAACTCGATTAGGCAAAATCCGGACATAAAAAATGCTATAAAACTGACAGGTAACAAGTTCTTCAAAAGAGATAAGCACAATTTAAGCACCTAACACTGGTTCAAGGAGCAACTACAACCCTTCCAGCAACTTGATCCAGATCACGCCGTCCCTGGGAGGTAATCATCCTTCCCCTGTAacgcaaaaagaaaaacaaaaaacaaaaaagttgACCTGAGATATTATGCACAATTATAGGGACTAAAAACTCATTTGGTTGCTTTTCCCATTAAATATTATCAACCAAGTGCATCTGGTGTAACTAGAGTATTTCCAACCTATTCTGGCCATATACACGTCAATGCTGAAGTACCCATTGTGCAATATGTTTTGAAGTTAAAATAAAGAAGCAATCAGAATGTATATATACGGAAAAAATAAGGTTTGCACTATATAATCTGAGTACCAGAGCTAGTAGCCTACAAATCCCTGGACTGGAAGGAAAAAACCAGAGTCCCAAGTTGAACATCATTTGGGAGAGTTTGATGCAGAATTTAGAGTGAAACAGTGAGTTCACTAAAAGATAAgccaaaatatattttaaaaagagaataaccgaataaataaaaaatgatttCAAATAAAGGTTTGAAGCTGAAGCAGCAACCAACGGATAAGTAGTACCATCAGCAACAAAaatagcagcaaaaaaaaaatcatattgtaGTATGACATAGTTcagtattttttttcattattaagTCATGAAGAACTCACGAATGGTCCACAAAATCATGGAAATAAACATCTCGTAGACAATTCAATTTTCCCAGATATATCAGATAAGCACTAAACCAGAAATAAGTGAATACAATTGCAGCTTTTCAACAGTCACAGAATACTGAAAACTGTCAGGCAATGGTAAAAACATTGATAGATCTTAATAACAGTGACATTTCGGCCAATAGAATCATTATGCAACATATAGCATCTTATGAACAGTGTAAATGACTACATATAATAGTTCATACTTCATACCAAATCATAATTAATGATTATATTGCTAACTTCAATAATCACCACGATTGAAACCTTGGCCCATAATAGGAAAAGGTTGTGGTTTGAAGAGACCAAAGTAATCTTCTAAATCATGAAATGACTGGGAATATATGATAATTTGGCCCTGAAGAAAACTTGTAGCAATAAAGAAACCAATCCTCACCCTTTAGCATCAAAATCAATAATGTCCATCTCCTGCAACTGTTGCAGAATGTGCCTAGCTATTGCCCCACTGCTTTTGCAGAAATGTGGGGGGCGGCTTCCATTCCTCTTGCGCCCTCCATAAATCTTTTGGAAACCACCAACTCCAATACCATGTCTCAGATATATCTTCCTTGCCATAGAAGCTGCAAGGAAATGCAGCACATTAACTAAGCGAAGTAATGAATAATAAGCGATAAGCTCCAATTAATTTCTAAAGAGATCATTTTGATGTTGTGTCAAAGAGTGAGAACTGTGAAAAGTCAAATACCAGCTCTGATGTAGTACCAATCAGGGTCATATGGAGCAAGCTCCTTAAATCTTCCAGTCTTCACAATATCTGTCCAGTGAGGAAGCTCCATCTTTTTACATAAGCAACAAGTGTCAGAAGagagttatttaaaaaaaaaagcaaacagTGGATGAAATAAATCTTTTGCTTCTGCATGCACGGTTGAATGTAGGAAAGGTTAATAATAATGATGACTTAGTATGCTTGATTCCATCCAGTGCTTGCATTCATGGCCCACTTGATCAAACTGCCTAGAGATTATTACAAACAGTTTCATATTCTCCATGTCATTCGTAACAACATGGCTGTATCCCTGATAAAACAACGGAGAGAGAAACATTGAGTAGCATGGTCTTCTCATATCCCACACAGATCAATATATCCGTTTTCAGTCACCCGGCTCATCCAACTCCAACCAAATATGTGTATCAATTTCCATGAAACTAACAAATCCAGGATTTGGCCGTCACCAATTTGTTGCAACTACAGAGCATACAAACGCCACCTTAAACATTTTTTTCCTGAATAAGATAAAAAAACTTTGATGCAATCAATATACCACCATCAGAAAAACTTATAGATTTTCTACCCTTATCTGTTGGCCAAAACTCTAATCTTTTCCCCCAACAGTTCTCCCCTTCCAAACTACACTCAATAATCTAACAGAAACCTCTCCTTGTACAATCATTTTCCAATGTGGTCTCCCTCAAATCCTTTTTCAataacatttatttttttttgggcagCCACCCCTGCTCCATATGCCACTTCCGGTAAAACTTCAAAGCTCTATCTGACCTGTCAGCCAAAACTTAGTACTCGGTCTCAGACCAGCTTTCCTGCCCAGGCAACAAGTTATAATATGTTCCAAAACTCCCCCACCACCACCCCAACACACAAACGCAGAAATTAAAGAAACAATCTGAGAAGAAATTATTAATTACATCCCCTTCTGCACACTTGGTCTCTATCCTCCAGATTTAGGTTTGCCAAAACAAATATGAGCCTTCTAGCAAGAATTTTAGACACAACATTCAATCACGTAATTTGTTGGACACACATGtttaatagatataaaaatattggAACATTGAACTAATTCTACACAAATACTGACTACGAAGGTATAAGCATAGTCAAATGCTGGGATATATATGTACTGTGTAGGATGCCCATACTCAAATCCCAATATGAGACATGTATGGACACATAATAGCATATACCATTTCGAGGCACATGAATTTTTCCCACTATTCTGATCTCCTGCTCTATAACCCTATTCACTTCTAAATCATATGCTCATGTTCAAATAAGTGTTTTCATCAACAAAATGAAGGGCAATGGCTGCCCTACCTTTTCCATTTACATTCCATCCCATCTCATATTCTCTTGAATCAATCTAGAACTCACAATCAAATATTAAGCGATCAAAAGGTATCACCTTTCCTCTTTGCATCTGAGAAGGTGAAGTTAACATTTCAACTTTCATGGTCATCAGTAATCATAAGATATCACAAATAAACTGTGATTCCTTTGAATGCATGATATCAAGCATTTTCCTACATGCTTCACAACTCACTATACGTACATAAAGTACAAGCGAACCATGCCACAAATTATAACATGTACATTAAATTTAAATCAGCAACCAAGGAAATAGTAGAACTAGAATGACCGGTCGGCATTAAGGGGGGGAAGTTCAAATTTGCAAGCTGCATATCATCAGACAGTTAACTGTTTACTACGTGAAGATTTTCAGCCTTCAAATAGAACCAAAACAGGAAAAATCACCAGAGACTCCTGCCTTGAGAAAAATGAGGAAGTTGTCATGAGTGCCCACCATGAGTCAGTTGTTCACCCCTTTTTTCGGGAGAAATAGTTCTACAAATTTGTGACAGGTAAGTTGCTAGTATTTGGTATGTGGTTCCATGGAATCTGTTCTATGTAGATAACAGAGTATTGCTGAAACCAAACAATTATGGCTGCATATTCAATTCCATGAACGGAATTTTTGGATGGTCAGAGATAAAATCACAAGAACCGCCGCTAGTCTTTAATCAAAAGAAAGAACTGCCGCTGGTCATCAGGAGAAATTACCATGAACGGAAACTATCATAAGAATCTTCTGAGTAAAAGAAACTGACACGGATCACCAATGAAACGTTGACGAACacgcaaaagaaattacaaaagggggaagaaaaagaaagccCATTCTATAAACCCACACACAAAACTTTTGCAGTCGCCGTCAACAAATTGAATCGAATCATAGCGAAGGTAATGAATTTTTAAGAAATAGACGGAACTGCCAAAGAGTTTGTAAGACGAGAAAAATCGAAAACCCTAGCTCATTGAAGAAGAAAGGATGACCTTTCCGGATCGCTTGAGATGGGCGGCGTACGCTTTGACGAACTCGTGGGCCGAGACGTCCTTCACCGTCCTGGCCGTCTCCATCGTCGCGGCTGTGGTGGGCTGCTCTCGGCGACGGTCCAGAGGCACAGAAAGAAGAGGATGGGAGCGCTATAGGGTTTTAAGCTTTATTAGGAAGAGGCAAAGAAAGACGACGGGCGCACCGTCTCTAGGGTTTTAAGCCGCTAACGTGGGTCCTAAAGTATTAAGAAGACCATTCAGGACCGGAAGTGGGCTTAGCGGGCCAGAGGTCCGTTCGGTTGGGCCGACTACAGGCCCGCCACCAGATTAGACCATGTACTTTTGGGTTGGATTTGAGCTTCAGAGTTGAGCCCGTATATATTTCAGGCCGAACTTCGTTGGGTATGTGGTGTGGCCCGGGCCCAGGTCAAGCCTAGAGTTCGCCCAATATTTGGTCCCAATGGGTTCATTGGTTTGCTGTGCTGAGATGTCGAGACCCCCGATTCCTCTCGATGTCCCAACCAAAACCCTAGCCTCTCTTCTATCTGTCTTTGCCGCTTCTCCACATCTGTGAGCTCTGAACCCTTTCCTAGAGATGCGTTTGGttagttattaaaaaaatatatatttttttattttttaattttgaagaagtaaaaataaaaaataatgtttggtaacattgtggaaaacaaaaagccaaaagcaaaataattgctttatatacaaagcaaaaatattttgcttttcaaaatttatttttttatttttttttgcttctccacATCTAAAatgtcaaatcaaaaaataaaaagtccGAATTCTTCTCCCTCGTTGAACTCTTTACCTGTCCACCCCCTTCTCTTCCTTCTTGAACCTTCTTCCTTGTCGAATCTTCACTTACCATCTTCAAATTTTACTTTTtgcttttgctttatagcaatatagttatcaaatatattttttattttttatttttactcaataacaaaaattaaaaaaaaaatattttttaaaaatcaaaaatcaaaaaagtaTAACCAAATGCATCCTAAATTTGAGCACCCTCCCTGCTCATCTCCGCTACTAATCGAGAGATGTAAGAGTCCGACAGTCACTCGCGATCCTACACGGCCTCCTCCAATTGCAGCATAAATGCCGACTCCCACAATATGCCCTACCCCCTGCCATACTCGGTGATTCATGTCTTTCAACCATCGGCGCCCTCTCCCTTGATGATGAGCCCTTGCTCATCTTTCCAGTGCCAACCATGGACTGCTCGCATACTTTGGATTGATTATGCCTTGCAGTTGGAGGACTTGGGGAGCATGAAACAGTTTAGGCGACGGATGTTGTGGATCCTGCTCCTCTATTGGTGAGGCAGAGACTTCTTCAAACAAATTGGTGCTTTCTCAAACTGGCTAATTGATCTTCTTGTCGGGATTGTGCCGAGATCGGGCCTAGATTTTTGAAAGTTTTGGGGCCTAAGCCTTCCAAAAGCCCCAAAAAAGGCCCGGCCCGACCAATCAGGCACACTTCCAGCCCTAAGGAGTTTTTTAAGAGTTACTTTGGCAATGattctattttactattttttataaaaagatagaaaagattctaaCCGTTTGTCAGATAAAAATAATTAGGATAATAATCTCTTGGCAGATTAGAAGTCAGttgctatttttttattattttttctaaaaggcACTTGGTTGAACCAAGTCAAATATTTTGGGTTGTTAGATCTAAAGCTGGCTTAGCCCAGGCCTCTTCTttaaaaaagaatattttattttttatttttttttcaatagctTTCTCTTTACCCCATTCTATCCTCCACTTATGGATCATATTACTCCTCACTACCACCTCCTCAATGTCACACGCCTCACTTGGTCCTCGTCGATTCGTCTCCATCCACATCCATGCCTTCTCCTTCTCACCATTTTTGCCGCCTCACCAACGATGCCCGCCTTCTTGCTGCCACCCATCTCCCTATTATTTTTCCTCCATCTACCACGTCGCAAAGCTCCATGGTAAGGGTTATCTCATTCACCCTCTCCATCATCATTGTTCTtttagaaaactcttttcatttATCTTATTTTCACTAGTGAGAATGAGAAGACAAGCTGACTGCCTCCATTGGAGTATGGAGTGGGTATGGAGGGTGAGACTTGCTGCCGCCATCGGCAGAGCAAGGATCGAGCTAAAGAAGGGAGAAGGCTATTCAGAAAAAGCCCCTAAACTTCGATTAAATTATGCTTCCTGCCATTCGTGGCAATATAAAAATGATCTTGGTGTTTGAGGAAATTATTACACTAAGCATGCATATGACTAGATATAAACGATTGCCGTGGATGAGTCCTGACCATCCATATTAATCGGATAGTTGGAGTTTTTCTTGGATAAAAGATGATTTTATCTTTCAATGCACTATAGAATTACCTTTTGAAGATTTGCTACTAAAAGGATGAAAAACATCATGGCTATTCAGTGAGTATGAAAATGTATTCACCGAGTAGTTGCTTTactcatttatcattttattattttattattatttttaggtaactgataaaagttattttactatattctattttgactgctaAAGCTGATTAAGCTTGGAATGAAGCTTAGATTACTAATCTGGATCCGAATCATTCTCAATCAAGTCTCAATGGCTCAAATTAAGAAAAATGCTAAGTAACTATTCAATTTTTTGTCGAATTTCTTTCAGCTTGATTTAATATTATCATGCTGTTTAGGTAACCTTGTATATGGTTCGATTAAAAACTCAGCTTGaattgagtttgaaagaaggtAAACAAGAATTCGAGCTCCAAAATAATTTCAGGCCTCACTTGATTAGAACTAAGCTCAATCAAGCCTAACTCATATACACCCCTGTGCACCTCATTCCCATGAAACCCAATGTCCACTAGGATTGGCAATTTATGATCCATTCCGTCAACTCGATCTACAAAGAGTCTACTTTAAGCAAGTTTAGATTTGAcataaatagatttggatattAAATAGGTCAATCCGTCTAGACTTGTTTATTATATGACTTGGGTTTTGACTTATTTAACctattttgatctatttaataattagattagattataactCGATCCATTTGATCTGGTTAtgatctatttaacctgtttaaaacttACTTAATATATTTCTATCTTGTTTCACCCAACCtgcttaatctgtttaacctgtttaaattCATTCAGTCCATTAAAAACCCACTTAACCACTTTAACTCATTAATTTgacttaacctatttaataaatggttTATATGGATGGGTcaaattacttatttaataaatagattggattcatatttgaaatattatatatttaagaAATAGGTTCGGTTCAGATTggattaaaaaaatatgtcataTTCTGATTGACGAATTTTTGATTCGACCCTTATCTGACCTAACCCATGTCTAGCCTAACCCACATCCCACCCAACCCAATCCACTTGCTACCCCTAATCTCCACTCTCTTTGAGTACCTAAATAAATATTTGATCttaagatttaaaataaattacattTTATAACTTTGgtattttatttttgactttagaTATAGTTATTTGTAGATTTTTGTTCAATAacattagtttatttttatttttactttattaTTGGAATTTCATTTGTATCTTCTAACATTTGTTATTCTTGTTTTATAGAGCCCTGGTGTGGATTTGGTCAGGGATGTGGTAGTCCATGTTTGCTGTTGGTTCTAGTGAGAAGGGAACGATAGGTTAGGAGGCCTTCTCAGCATTAGGTCCTCCTAAAAGGCCTATGGCCTTTCAATCAAGCTTCCATCTCCTCCTGAGATCACTTCTTGAGCCTTTCCATCAAAGAATATCTGAGAGATGGAGGGGTTCTATGGGCACGTCGGTCCAATGGAAGTTATGCCATCCCCAATAtctcttggctcaaatcagtgaGAAAGTCTCTTTAAGGTCAAGTATGAGGGGTTCTGCCCCCCAACACCCTTGTATTTAAAGTTCACATGCCTTGTAACTGAGTCTTTCAGTCGAAGTCCTATATTCTTGAATCATGCATgaataaagaaagattttttgTTTGATCTCTCTTTGTCTTGCTGTGGATAACTTTTGTGGATGCTTCTAAGTGGATGTATTGTGATCCAAGGCTTTGCCCCTCCCCAAATCTCTATTTTGCTCTTTCGATGAGTTTCTTTCGAGACCTTGCACCCCAAGGTCGGTGAGGAGCTGTAGAGGTGTCAGCCTGCCTCCCTTTGAGTCCATGGAGTTAAAAGGGGAGCATACCCACGGCTCGGTCATTCGAGGTCCTATTATTGCCCTGAGGCATGGAGTCTTCTGTCATTGGAGGTGTACGGAATAGTTAAAATTTTTGGGCATGATGATCCGACTGGGGGCACATAGCTCATCCAGAACTTTTCGATAGGCATGATGGTCTGACCTGAGATGTGTAGCTCACCTAGAATTTTATCAGAGTTTTTGGCCGATGTGGGCCTATTCTTACTCCATGGCTCATAGTCTTCTGCCATTAGAAGCATACGGGACAGTCGAGACTTTTAGGCATGGTATCCAGCCTAGGGTGCATAACTCACTCGAGGCTTTCTGATAGGTATGGTGGCCTGGCCTGGGGTGTATAGCTCTCCCAGAATTTTTTTGGTCCAGTCCTTTTAGACTTTATCTAGATAGGAAACATCTTCTCATATATTCTATCCTTTTGATTGTCTAGGTCTGAGGCTTTTGCTTCTCGGAATAGCTTTACTTAACAGTATTTCTTTTTGCATAGAAAAATTAGAGTTTATTGTAGAATTAGCCTTTTCGCATAGAAAATTGGAGTTTTATTGTAGATCAACTTTACATGGAGCACCTTACTGGTAGTAGGTTGGAGATTAGTAGAATTTTAGGTGCGAGGAAAAGTTATCTTGTCCAACCTTATTTTTTAGACTGAAGGGCATGACTTTATAGTAGTATAGCCCTGGGACTATAATGAAGGATATCTTCTCTTCATCCTTAGGCACCATCTGGATTTGGTTATATCcgaagaaggcatccatgaagttaAGCAAAtggtatctgttgggtataaaatacccacagccgaaatcctcaacggaatcgacatcagcgcagctccgcccggactcctacgggagccgggctccaccgccgacagcaagtgcagctctgcccagactcctacgggagccgggctccaccgccgacagcaagtgcagctctgcccggactcctacgggagccgggctccaccgacgacagcaagtgcagctccgcccggactcctacgggagccgggctccgccgccaacatcaaacagctccgtccagactcctacgggagccgggctccgctctcagtatcaactgctggtaagctccattcggactcctaccagagccggacttcacccttaactttgattgcagcgcagctctgcccggactcctacgggagccgggctccaccgccgacagcaagtgcagctccgcccggactcctacgggagtcggactccaccgacgacagcaagtgcagctccgtccggactcctacgggagtcggactccgccgccaacatcagaacagctccgcccggactcctacgggagccgggcttcgctctcagtatcaactgctggtaagctccatccgaactcctaccagagccggacttcacccttaactttgattgcagcgcagctctgcccggactcctacgggagccggactccaccgccgacagcaagcgcagctctgtccggactcctacgggagccgggctccaccgacgacagcaagtgcagctccgtccggactcctacgagagccgggctccgccgccaacatcagaacagctccgcccggactcctacgggagccgggctccactctcagtatcaactgctggtaagctccatccggactcctaccagagccggacttcacccttaactttgattacagcgcagctctgcccggactcctacgggagccgggctccaccgccgacagcaagtgcagctccgcccggactcctacgggagccgggctccaccgacgacagcaagtgcagctccgcccggactcctacgggagccgggctccgccgccaacatcagaacagctccgcccggactcctacggagccggactccgctctcagtatcaactgctggtaagctccatccggactcctaccagagccggacttcacccttaactttgattgcagcgcagctctgcccggactcctacgggagccgggctccaccgccgacagcaagtgcagctccgcccggactcccacgggagccggactccaccgccgacagcaagtgcagctccgcccggactcctacgggagctgggctccaccgacgacagcaagtgcagctccgcccggactcctacgggagccgggctccgtcgccagcatcagaacagctccgcccggactcctacgggagccgagctccgctctcggtaccaactgttggaggacttcacccgtgctcttaagggagccgagcctcatctctgacgccaacgactacagtcgcaagcagactccgcccggactcctacgagagccggactccacccgcaacttcggctccgagagggttctgcccggactcccccgggggtcggactccgctcacgacccctaccgccaggaggacctctcccggacctcaacagaaaccgggctccggccattgccgagcttcaatcgacagatccacgctccctgacaggccctcaaaacggccacgaccctgctccacttcctgtggcggactccgcgcagtaccatcattccctgacaggccgcagtaaccatagccgccctgctccactccctgtggcggactccgcacagctccactatcccctggcaggccacagtaacagccacgaacctgctccacctcctgcgacggataccatgcgattctcctatccactgacaacggacgctgctccacccctcacaacagattccatgtggcgggccgaggtgatggccacgtgtctgctccattatctttcgcaatcaattcccctgatcttgggcggcccactactaggcggttacaaacgtcgccatcaatccgttgcctcctccgtctataaaagggggatccagatacgttattctttaagctcattttttcttatctcaaaactctgctaaattcttcgttcgagtactccattcttgttgaggcagaaaactgacttgagcgtcggagggtcttgccggagcaaccccacctccggtttagacttcccttgcaggtcccggcgggaccgcggcttccccgactccagcttctccggcgcaagcggatttttgcaccaacagtatccCACATGGCATCAACGAGCTGATCTATCCTAGattaagaaaaattatctttCGAACAAGTTTTATGTTAgatttatgccctagaagccaattgttggctgatacattatatattttcaggatctaaatttatacttataatatttttattataaataaagaactttttctttccaatcatgcttatgtgtccatgatttatcgtaaaaattaacaaagataatttttgtatatttttaaagagttaagaatttgagacatatattaattagtgattaatttctaaatgctcccgatcaagagattatcatggaggacagtgatcaatccatttgagatcgatgcacggttcatctctcttgtgggcagatgagccttgggtctgcagtgtagagacactgggatgaagaTGTAGGTGGTTATTAAAGAATAACTTacattgagtgtgaccaacatgagaaccacatggatgtctactcaccgtca
Protein-coding regions in this window:
- the LOC105034271 gene encoding small ribosomal subunit protein eS19, whose protein sequence is METARTVKDVSAHEFVKAYAAHLKRSGKMELPHWTDIVKTGRFKELAPYDPDWYYIRAASMARKIYLRHGIGVGGFQKIYGGRKRNGSRPPHFCKSSGAIARHILQQLQEMDIIDFDAKGGRMITSQGRRDLDQVAGRVVVAP